The region TCTTCGAAATAGCCTCGGCAGACAGTTTCGCGCTGTTGTCTGGCATGTGCGGCTCTTTGGCGTGGTTGATCTGCGCCACCAGTGCGCTGCTCTTGGAGTCAAACAGCACCACGGCGCTGCCATGTGAGCCCCCACGCAGCAAATCCTCTCGCGTGGCCATGTCGAAATCACTCTTCACCTTCTCCCCGCCGTGGCACTTCAGGCAGTTCTTTTTCAAGATCGCCGCCACTTCATGGTCGAAGAGCTTCAGGCCGCGCTCCATGCGCACCGCGTGATCAGGCGGCGGATTGGCTGCGAGTGCAGAGCTGGCGGCGAGGGTGAATAGAAGTAGTCGCATGTTCAAAACCTACGTTGATGAAGCATACCCTTTTCTGTCGTAGTTGTGTCCGATCATGGCAACTCAGCGCAAATACCTCAACTACACCACCCCATGGGGCGTGGATCTAGCCCGCGTCGCCACAGCGGGCTGGACCCCCTTTCTGATCCATGAAAGCGGCTATCAGCCCAAACTGGATGGCTGGAATCACAGCGGGGTCGATTCTCCCTTCTGGCGCTTTTACTACAATCCAAAGCCTGGATGCCATCTCCGCTTCCAGGGCCAAAAAATTCCGCTCGAGCCGAAAACCGCCATCTTGATCCCCGCAGACACCGTTTTCGACTGCGTGGGCCCCGTGCCCGCATGCCACTACTGGCTGCACTTCACCACCAGTCGTCCTGGTGTATCCTTTCCTGCTGCGCCGATGCCTTTTCCAGTCGATGACACCATGCGCTGCCTTCTTGCGCAGCTCATCGAGACTCATCAAAGCCACGCCGATGGGCACCGCCTGCTCCACCTCGCCTCCGCGCTGCTGCACGTCGTCTTTGCAAAGCTCAATGTGCCCTCTCAAACGCTCCCTGAGCGCCTTTCGGAGGTACTCGCCCTCATCGCTCGCTCACCACAAATGAAGCTCTCAAATCACTTCCTCGCCGAGCGAGCTGGAATGAGCATCGAGCGCTTCATCCGCAGCTTCCGTGAGCACACCGGGCACACCCCCGCCGCCTACATCCTCCTCACACGCATCCGTCTTGCTGGCGAGGCCTTAGCACTCACGGATAAGACCATTGATCAAATCGCCATCGAAACCGGCTTCCCGAACCGCCATTACCTCAGCCGCATGTTCGCAAGAAACGTCGGCTGCGGCCCCGCCGAATACCGCGCCCGCCAACGCGAGCGAAAGGGTCTCTAAGCCTGTTTCATGTTCCAAGCTGCTTGCCCTCTCCGCCAACAATTCAAGGAGTCGGCATCACAGGCAATGCGATGCGTCTTTGCCCTTTCTGAGCCGCGGACTGGCCCACAGACATCATTTGGAGGTGTCACGCACGCCATCGAAAGCCGGACCACCCGCGCCGACGTAGCCGCCGCTGGCTCCATTTTCATCCGAGGTGACCCAAAAGGCATACAACGAGCCCTTCGTCTGATGGAAGCGGAATCGCACCGGCTTTCCATTCAGGGCACTCAGGTCAATACCGTCAGCCCATTCGATCTTTCGCTTCGTTTCATCCCCGGCAGCTATTTTGGAGCTTTTCAGCGCCTTTCCAGCCTCATCGAGCACCTCCACACGCACCTCGCCGTTCACGTTCACGAAGAGATGCTTGCCTTGGAACTTCACCGGACGCGTCGTCAGCTCTCCAGAGCCATCCATCGAGGCAAAACCATCTCTGCGCAGAGTGGCGAGGCCGATGCTGCCGCCGGTATACATTCCGCGATGACCGCTCGGCGCGATGCCGCTGGTGCCCATGTAAGGAAAGACGAGCTGGTCATCGAGCACGACAAACACACCCGCCGCACCATGCAGATAAGCCCGATCCCATGAGCCCTCCGTGCGTGAGCCAACGATGAATCCACGGCGATCCGGTCGATCCCAGTGAAAGCCGTCGCGACTGAAGCCGAGTTCGAGATCGACCAGCTTCGGGAACTTGCCCTTCTCGCAAATGCCGTTGTTCGGGCCGCGATGAATGTAATGCATGCCGACCATGAGGCTCTCATACGCCACCGCATTCAGGCTGTAGAGCTGCGCAGCCTCGCCTCCACTGGGATAACGATCCGCGGGCTCAGGGAGGTCGAGTTTGTCCGTGCAGGTCCAAAACACGCTCTTCTTCCAGTCGGCTCCGGCGAGGAAATCATCGCTCTCATAGTAGTAGCGACTGCGACCGCGTGACGTGCCCATCTTGATGCTGAAGACCCATTTCTCGCGGAAGGGATTGTAGAAGAAGGAGCAGTAATCATCCGCTGCGATGCTCGTCGTCACAGCATCGGAGAATGTTTTGCCATCCGAGACATGCAGCGAGTGCATGAAGCCCTGCGGGCGCTGCTCCTTCGGTACATGCAGCCAGCAGGTGAGGTATTTGATCCGCTCGGCATCGTTCTTCGCATTCAAATCGAGCCACACGCAGTTATCGGAGCCACCCGTGACGAGCTTCGGTCCCGTCCAGCGCAGGCCTTCCGGCAAAAGCTGGCCTCGTCGCGTCCACGTCTTCATGTCCGGGCTCGTCGCGAGCGACAAAGGCCCGCGCCAACCGGCGACGTAGAACATCTTGAAGAGTTTCTCCGCCGGATC is a window of Verrucomicrobiaceae bacterium DNA encoding:
- a CDS encoding helix-turn-helix transcriptional regulator yields the protein MATQRKYLNYTTPWGVDLARVATAGWTPFLIHESGYQPKLDGWNHSGVDSPFWRFYYNPKPGCHLRFQGQKIPLEPKTAILIPADTVFDCVGPVPACHYWLHFTTSRPGVSFPAAPMPFPVDDTMRCLLAQLIETHQSHADGHRLLHLASALLHVVFAKLNVPSQTLPERLSEVLALIARSPQMKLSNHFLAERAGMSIERFIRSFREHTGHTPAAYILLTRIRLAGEALALTDKTIDQIAIETGFPNRHYLSRMFARNVGCGPAEYRARQRERKGL